Within Osmia lignaria lignaria isolate PbOS001 chromosome 11, iyOsmLign1, whole genome shotgun sequence, the genomic segment CCTGTACAAtttgatccaataataaatacaccgACTCCCTGTTTTTAATTGCTTCTTTGTCGGCTTCCTGGCCGAGTCTGAGCAAGCTGGATGATGCCAAGGCAAGAAATTCTTTCATCCTATCCTCCATATCATTTTGCCCGCATATCGTGAATAATGCaccaaaaatattgtttattgctGTTGCCATACAGTGTATATTATTCGAATGGCCCTCCAGAGATGCTCGATAAAAGGAGTTCTCGTTTCGTGCCAATTTGGGAATCGAAACAGCTACGAATACCATCAACAAACAGACTAGCAGATGCTCATCTTCGTCTACCTCTGATTTCTGGCTCCTCAACGCGGCTGTTAACGTGGGATCAACTTTGCAAGTTAAACCTGCAGCTGAAGTCATTTCCGACACAACGCGCATGGGGTCGCCCGATGGTAAGTGATGACGGAAGTCTAGGATCGAGCTCAGAAGGAACGGTATACGTTCCTCCAAGACATCGACCAAGGCAGACTGGGCTAACTGTCTGAAACTTAAAATTACACCTATAATAGTAACTCGTTGCAACACGTTGTCTACGTGCTGCAATTTTTTGAATTGTTCCTTCATCACTTCCGGCTTGTCGTAGTTCGTTCTCAGAGCTATCAGAACGTCCTTGTTCCCGGCAACTAGTTTCTTCAGTTGCTGCACTTGACTCGCTATGTGCCACATTAAATTTTCGTTCAACATCTTCATACCGTACGGTCCGATGAGTTCAGCCAAGGCTCTCAACTCGTTAATGTCGGAGAATTCTTCCGCATTGAACGGTATTGCTCCCTCTACCGATAAGCTAACGAATGCTCTCTGATTACTGGAATAACAAATATTCCCAGCGCTGACCCGTCTCAGCAAAACCTCCGAGTACCACTGCGTATACAGAGCAGCTATGGTTTTGTCACCATGACTGTCTAACTCTTGAGTCTGCTGAAGCAGGGCATTGTTAAATACACGTGTAATATCTATGTGCACGTAATTTTCAACTGTCTGAAGGACATTCATGTATGATCTAACGCTAACGAAGAGCTCTGATGGTTTAGCTATCTCGCTAGTGTCCGGATTGTACATCACCATACCAACAAGTGCTCTGGCAAATCTTGATTCTAAATGCTGATGCAAATATTCCCTTGGGGCAAAGGTATATTCCCACACATTGATCGTAGGACAGTAATTAATAGCATAACATAATTCTGTTAATGCCATGTGAAGTTTATCCATGGTAGTTAGCTCTTCTCTGGTTTTTCTATAACTCTCTATACCAGGTTTATGAATTTCATAcatattcttcttatttttgtcTTTCTTCTTCCGATTGACGACTTGTGAGATTAGCAAAGCGCAATGTTTCGCTAATAGTTTGTCACTCATGTTACACTGTTCGTCGCATATGgttgtaataatatttttagcCTCTTTGGCCATTTCATCTAGAAACATGTTAACAACGGATAAACTTCTTTCCCGGATGTGATGACGCTCCTCTGGACAAAGTTCATGCGTACAACTTTGGAAATGACTACATATCAAAGGAAATGCAACGATGTATCTGTTTTGAGCAGGGAATTCTAAGCACATGTGAAATTGATCTTCGAATACTTTACTGTAAAAGCAGAAGATTGATAGATCGGATGTTTCGACTAACATTTCGTCGAGATTATCGACCATTTTAGTATGAAATACTACCGTATCCATAAAGGATGCTAATTCTCTATTATCCGCCAGATTCATGTTACATTTTGCTATCGACATGTATGCTTGTAATCTGAACCAATCCAACCGAAAAGCACGGAAATCGAACAGTTCGTTATCTTCGACTTGTTTTACTGTTAGACTAGCTATCTTAGAACACATATCACTAAGTATCGCCCCTTCGTCTTCAGGGCAAACCGGTAGATTTTGTATCATTTGATCTAATGCAGGAGCATCAAATCCTGATAAGAATTGTACATAGTACCTTTGAAGTACTTGAGAATATTTCTTCACTAAAGCCCTTAATTCTTCACAGTGAAATAATAATTCCGGCAACTGACGATCAACCAAATCTTCACTTCCTCTTCCTTTACTTTTTCCTTGGGTAGGAGGATTCACACCATGTCGCAAAAGCCATAGAACTTCGTCTCTTGCATGAGAGAGTCCCATCAAAACTAAGAGAGCTTTTGGCCCCAAAAGACCAGGTTGGTCAGTTAAAATTAAACCTAACTCCTTCAAAGCTGTccttaaaaattttcttctttctctgtgCCTGTAACCAGCTTTCTGTATTGCTTGAGTATAACATTCTTTTACTTCAGATACTCTCTTGCTGTATCCTTTTATACTttcaaaaaatgtttgtatataCTGATGTATGTAAATCACTTCATCTCTGAATAAGGCCAGAACCCAGCCTGATTCCAAAGCTGTGGTCCAAAGTTTACTAGGCTGTTCCTGGTTTAAAAATGTATGACATAATGTGAACCCTAAAATAACCCATCTCTCTATTCTATCTAAACTTAAAGTTTCACAGGACATGGTGTCTGTTGCTGCTGCTTTAAGTATTTGTCCAGGACTTCCAACAAGACTGAGTTTTTGATCTGCTCTCCATGTATCAGCTGATAAATTTCTTCCAGGATATATAGGCCATAATGAAGTAAGAGCATTTTTCAGTAATTTTGAATGAGGTACAAATTCTTCTGAAAGCTTTTTTAATGGTGCATCATAATCCATAATCATTTGACCCAAACGTGGAAAACTAGAATCAGATTGGCTGTGTACCATTTCATGAGCTGCATTAAATAAACCTAATACAGCTTTACGATCTTccacttgtgataaaagtatcatTAAACTAACATAAGTAACAACAAGATCTAAGTAACCTTTtgttaaatcaaaatttattgtAATATCCATATGAACACCACAGGCATCCATTGTGGTTAAAAGTTCACAAACATTGTCTTTGAAATCAAGCAAATCCACAAATGTGTAATAATACAATGACAAAGATTTGATGATTTCATTGCGAAGATTTGTAATCGTTTGAAGTCCCTTAACATCAATGTTGGGAAACTTTCTGACAATTGTCTTGATAGAAGACTCTAAACTCTTATCAGAGAGAAAACCAGGTTTTGACTTTGCATCACCACATGCtttctttatattataaatcCGAGTTAACATTCCAATACCTCTATCATTTAGAATAGTTAGCTTCTCAGCCAACTTTTGTTGACTGGGTACAATAGGTCGTGCCATGATTATATTATATTCCTTCTTATGTGATCAACATAACTCATTCACTCGCTTCTTTGGTTTTAAATGACAGGAGACCCCACCCGTGGGGGTAAGTTGCCTTCACCGGATGCGCCTAAAATAGAATGACCCCTTTCTTTCTACAAACAAATTTTACACATTTGTCATActgttttttaaaaaagtagTATACTGTGTTTTACAAAATATATCTCACCTTTCTTGCTGTTGCATGTTTAATACAAATCAATGACACAATACAAAAAACCTTATGTGTACGACGCTTATTGCGTGAAGTACTACTCTTTTAAATAGCAGTGGTGCCAATAGTTGTTATACCAGTGACTATGTACAATAACTGACTATGTtacatacgtatgtatgtacatatatacacccTCGAGCACGCTCGGTGTCTCTGTACGGAAAAGAGCGatctaatttaattgaatttaatttaatttaataatttatctctTTCCCGTGCGCTATCTAGGGACTTTGGCTCCTGTCATTTCTGTCAGCATGGTTGGTACTCCTGCTGGCGTGAAAATACGAAACAGGTATAAATCCTTTCATACTGTTACATCACACGGTATACCCTTTACCATACTTTTCAGTCAAGATTTATTACATACtgttatttctttatatttctcgCCATACTGTTAATTCTttttaccataatacaatactGATAAAGTCTCTATCTAATActgttcattttctttcttttcagtcTTTAAATTGGACTCCATCGGTTCCCTTCTTTCGCTCAAAGGGCTTTGGTAAGTACTTTACACTTTTATTATCACAATGTTTGTGCTTGTTTGTACCACAGTTATCCTACTTTCTAAACGCATCCTCACCTGCTCATTAAGAAACATTAATAGATAGATAAATAGTAGGTTGCTAAAGCGAGTCGGTTCGTTAATTGAccagtaaaatgaataataaactcgattcgaaaattaattacgcTTAATTGCTACCGTCCTCCCCGTCCTCCCCGACCTCCCCGACCCCCCATCCTCCCCcaggggacggtggggggtcttatgcaagatttccccacattaaataaaaacaaaaaaaaacttttACAGCCACTGATTAGAGTAAGGATAGCTGACTGCGCACCGTTGTCAACCATTCGACCTAGAGCGAAGTGAACCCCTTCAGTCTtgtagcgaccgccgagggatGCGGCTCTACCTGTTAAATATACGTATactcttatttcattttctgcgttcatttaatttgctgtattcaTCTTCATAGCTtactgaataaactcattaaaaggatgaacgtgttaattttattacttcTGTGTGCCTCGCCTATTACTTTATCCTTTTCCTTATTATTTTACCCCTATTTGCGGGCCCCACGGCATAcccttttcaattatttattatttttcttgtcATTGAGGGCCTCACGCGGCTCAACCCTATACctcttatattcctgcatccctcacatatcagcatcctttacatctccgcTTTTATTATATCCCTTCACtccttatatctctgtatccctcaCATCTCCGTACCTGTTACATCTCTCTatcttttacatccctgcatccctaaCATTTCTAtatctctttttaaataaaagcgaactaaattttgcaaaatttctggtcctctggcggcaaaaattcaaactaaaatctcgacgtcgattcagcgccatctggttttggaaaaaggaactaaaccatgctcaatttttggccctctggcggcaaaaattcgaactaaaatctcgaggtcgattcagcgccatctggttttggaaaaaggaactaaaccatgctcaatttttggccctctggcggcaaaaattcgaactaaaatctcgaggtcgattcagcgccatctggttttggaaaaaggaactaaaccatgctcaatttttggccctctagcggcaaaaattcgaactaaaatctcgaggtcgattcagcgccatctggttttggaaaaaggaactaaaccatgctcaatttttggccctctggcggcaaaaattcgaactaaaatctcgacgtcgaatcagcgtcctctggcggcaaaaaacggaactaaatttgtatgaaactttacttacctttacttacctttacttacctttacccGCACCAGTGTTTGtagtatattatatatttatgatatagttattataagggttgcagtgatacaagggatgtagggatataaggatTGCAGTCATGTAAGGAATGCAAAGATATAAGGGTTGTAGTAGTGTAAGCAGTAAAGGAATGTGATGGATAAAGGAAGGTAAGTGTTAgaggaatatgaaatattgaagAGATACAGgggtgtaagggatgtagagatgtaatgaatgtagggatataagggatgcagagatgtaaagaatgcaggaATGTAGGAGAAGCCGTGATGTAAGGAATAgagaaatgtaagggatgcaaagataTAAGGGTTGTAGGAGTGTAAGCAGTAAAGGAATGTGAAGGATAAAGGAAGGTAAGTGTtagagaaatatgaaatattgaagAGATACAGgggtgtaagggatgtagagatgtaatgaatgtaaggatgtaagggatgcagagatgtaaaggatgcaggaatgtagGAGAAGCCGTGATGTAAGAAATAgagaaatgtaagggatgtaaagaTGTAAGAAATGCATGGATGTAAGCGATggagagatgtaaaggattgagggatgtaaaggatgtcaATATATACATACACTGCCCTCCCCTATGAGGTGACAGGTGTCTTATGTAAGATTTCACGATGAAAGGAAAATAAGGGATTGGAAGGGATGAACAAGAGATGGGTGGGATACCCACGAGAAGAGATAGGAagggataaaataatgaataaaagggATTATGAGTTGAAGGCGACAAGAGggataaaaacataaatttcatCCCTTTTGTGAGTTTTGCAGTTGAAGCTAGTTACCGAGTTATCGGCCGACCGCCGATTAATTTCTAGATCGGTtaattgtcgagtagtttccgccactTTTGTATAGATAACGCTATACTCCAAGATCTACGTACATACCACTATCTCTTCGACGGCCGAATACCGACTGGCGTATTTCATCCTATGTCGCGCGGTTCTGGTTCTAGCATTAGCGGTGCACGCGCAATCGTGCCGTACCGCTCTATCGCCACTGCGACTTGGTTCCTCgacttgaatttaaaattattctatttaaatttaaaagttaaaaagTTAAATATCAAAGTCACAAGTTCATAACAAGTTCATAACATAATCATAAGTGTCTTGTCGACACTACACAAACGTAATCTATCCTTTTCATAGTGTTTTATTACTTAAAGGTATGAAATAACCTAATAATCTATCATTACGTgatcaaatatttattctcACGTGTCGTATGTTTCAACTGAATGGAATCGTTAAGGGTGGCCACTTGACTCGTGTGACAAGTTGTTGAGTCACACTACTTGGACGTAGAAAAGTCAACTTTAGACTCATCCGACATTCACGGGAACCGAGTCAAGGTGTTCCCGAAAGTCGATTCTGTTTGCACATCAACGTTTTTACGTTCAAGAagctttttaaccctttaacgtgtacataatataaatgtaaattttcgATAATGTAAATCTTGACGTTGAAAGATGATAAAGAAAGGAACTTGCTTGCACCGTTAAGCAAACACTTAATACAATTGAAACTTCCTTGTTCGTTGATCACTGAATGCATAAAAAGGAGAGAAATCATCTGTCAACGTTAAACGCATTAACACCGCACCAACACCAGCATTACAAACTTCACGCAATCGATTCATTAAACAATTAAACAAGAATACTGACATCTAAGGTATTAAAGATAGGAAGATAAAGTAATGATTTTCAGGGATAGGAGAAGAAAGTAGGTGATAGCTAGAACGACGAGCATAGTCGAAGGTGTTGCTAGTGTATAAAGTGGGGATGATGTTGGCGTTGGGTGGCAGAGTAAGCTCAGTTTCGTTCGCAATCTCATCCAGACTGGAATCACGGTGATGAACGTGTCGAAAGTCCACTGAGAATCGCGTCTGTAACAGAGGAAATTTCGGCAATCAATAAAGTGTGAATTCGAGGGGTTGCAGTTACGTGTGATAAATTAAAAGGTGATTATTcgtattaattaagaaagatcATCCAGAATCACCACCCTTCTTCAACGAGAAGATCGACAATTATCAAAACCGATTGACAGTATTTAAACTAGTTCATCCACGAGAGTGAACGTCCTAGTATTATTAATATCGCGGAGGTTTTCATTCAAGTCACTGACGAGACACGTCTGTTTCGAATAACATCTATTTACGTCGTTGACGTAATGACCAAATATAAAGTCGGACAGAATCATTGCAACGGAAGATAACAAATGTCGCGTGTTTAGCTTCTTCAAACAGGACGCGGACGAGACATGGACGAGCGTGCACTGGCTGGAGATAAGGAGAAACGATGTTCTTTTGACAGATAAAAGTTCTCGTTTATCGCGAAGTACAACGGTGTAGTCAGTGgcgaaattataaattaattcgttGGTTTATGTTACGTGTACGTTTCGTAGGTTTAGGACACGATCTAATACCTTAGAACGTCGTTTGCGTTGCTTTACTATTGCAATTAACACTGTAAAGATTTCTTGAAATAGACTAGTAGATAGTGATTTTTTCCCCCTCTATTTTCTACGTTTCaaagataaatattttatcagaTTAGAAAACATTCAATGTCAATTTTTCAAGGCACTCGTTAAAAGTGACTTTAGTATTCCTTCACCGAATGAGTGATTAAACATTCGCTTAACGAAGCTCCGTAGTCTTAAAGTTTGCAATTTTATCGGTCGTCAGGTATAGCCTTCAGCAGCCGATACACTTAGCATTTTAATCGTTTCGTCCGTGTAGAATCGAGTCGTTTTGTTGGAACAAAACCCTACGGGGTCTCGTTTCGGCTCCAGGCAAGGGTGCAACGCAGTTTCAAAGATATATTGAGAGGGTGACTGCGTGCACCCTGAACGAGGAGATCGATATAACACATGCGCCCTGCGGCACAGATTCAACAGCTTTTCAACTTGTACACACACCAGTGTTCTCTCTTCTCTCCCGTCATCTGCTCGCTCGTTTTTTATTCTCGCGAAATATCAGTGGAATTGTCGAAGATAACAAAAATTACTGGATTTAGCATCCATTCGTAGAGTGATTGTCTGTATCTGGTCATTCGAAACCAATTACGTATAATTAACAtcgaatttctaaaattattttctcgaaAACCTCTCATAAGGTGAGTTTAAattctatataaaataatgGAGTATCTGTGCTGTTACGTGTAATCAACATcgatatttagaaatttttcgaACACATTACGCGAAGTTGAATAACAGACGAATTACTGAGTTATAAATATAGAATGCCTGTTGATCCGTTCAGGATTAAGGTCGTAAGAAAAGGTAGGGATAAATGTCGCAGAAATTTGACTAGAATTCGGCACGTGTTACTCTTCGACACCTGATGACTATTACttaatcgactcctcgcttccTGTTTCTCGCTAATTGCGTTAACGCGCCTGTCGTCGTAATCTCTATTTATAGTCGTGAAATAACAACGTCTATCTCGGTAGTATTATGTCGTCTCTTATCTTTCTGTACAATTCACCTGCGAGTGAAATCGTTtcgaatcaatatttaattagaatttaaatatttctgagGAACCGATCCTGGGTGTACATAACATTATTcccgatgaaattaatttttattacatttaaaaattgaaaaatgtagaGATGCCATATTCACAATTTTAGTCCTTGGACgaatagaaaataaaacgaTCACGGTTAAATCGTATCTCCTATATTGTTCGCTAAATTACGAATCGTTGAAGCTATCTATGAGGGCGATTGAAAAATTGAGGAAGTAATGAGGAACTGCTGAGAATTGCGTTTAATACCTCGGTGTTCTCGATTTCAAGAACTTCGATCGACTTTGTTCTACTTTTCGGTAGAAAAAAGTTGGATATAGCGGTCGAATAAATTGCATATTGAAAGATACTATTTTACAAAGTGCAGAAACCGCAGTTTCGATAAGACTGTTGGTCTCGAGAAAGATAGAACTGAATAATTGAAGAGAGACTACTTTCATCCGATAGGGGACAGAAAGCTGCTCCATTGTACCTTCGAAGCTTCCATTAGTAACAATAGCCAAAAACCAATATGGATGAAGTACACAACTCTCGATAACCAGTCAATCAATGGCCATTAGCTAAACCTTTTTCGGAATTTCATTTGAGAACCAGTTTACCGAACTTTGTTAACTTAATTGAAAAACAATGTTCGCGATAAGATTTCCTGAAGATCCTTCCGAAACTCTATACCCGAGATCCCTTTAAAAAATCAACATTGAAGATTGTATTCATCTTAAATCAAGATGTTTACGTAACGTTAATACCATTTTCGATCTCTCATTAATCTCTGATTAAAACGTAAGTGTCAATTGCATGGGAGCGCCTACGGGAGTTATGTTAAATCGATAGCTCACGTTACTTGACCCCAATACGTCACCGACGCGTGAAACATCATGCAAGCaattcattctttttcttttcttttccacttACACCTGACCCTGATGTCTCTAAGAAATCGCGGAAAATTCTTCTGAAATTTCCTTTATTATTAATTCTGAAAACTTCAGGTATAAGGATGCAAGCGGAGAAGACGGACACGGAGAACGAGACAAACGATCCTAAGGTAGAAATGAACGAGGTGGAGACGGAAAAGAACGAGACGAAGGTGGAGAAAAACGGGTCCAGCGATGAAACCGTAACGACGAAAGCGGCGAATTTGAAGATCGACGATGATACCGGCAGCTCGACGCCCAGCAGTCCTGGCGCCACTCAGTCTGGCAGTTTTTTGGCGAATTTCAAGGCGTTCTCGAAATTCGGTGACCCGAAAAGCGACGGAAAATTGATCACCCTTAGTCAAAGCGACAAATGGATGAAACAGGCGAAGGTGATCGATGGAAAGAAGATCACCACCACAGATACAGGGATCTATTTTAAGAAACACAAGTACTtgattattattacttattgaaATAATCAATAAAAGGTAGATCTTAAGTTCAATTGATTCGATAGATCCATGAAACTGGGTATAGAACAGTACAAAGCGTTTTTGGAAGAGTTGGCGAAGAATAAGAAGGTCGACTTGGcggaaatgaagaagaaaatggcGAACTGCGGTACTCCTGGAGTAACTAGTGGCGCTGGTGCTGTAAGTAGCTTAAATATTCTTGACAAATATAACTTTCCATACCGTTTACAGTGTAAGTAGTTCCATTGTTCGTTCTTAAATGGTAAAGAAACAACGAATACAGGACATGGCCATGTAAACGGTAATCGATGTCCATAAGTTTTACCCACGTTCTAAAGCAAATGTATGTAATCTGTTTAATTTGACGACCTTGTTTGTCATCGATATCAGTGATGAAGATTTACAGTGCTGTAGACATGATTTACAGTGACAATTCTTTAATTGACGATTCATAACGCCCACGTTAATTACACCAGTGGTATTTTAaacgttgaaataaaagtttctgaaagataaaattaatttacccaGGGACAGAGAAATGTTAAAAGTGTGTTGCTCTGTACATGAAGAAAAAGTATGAGGTACTATACCTCGTGTAGAGGATATCGATGAAACGTTATGCAGTcgttttgatgaaattttaaactgtaaattgatgtatcataagtcaTATTTAGcgttacttttatgtcatcaaatcacgTCCGACTTTCCATGTCTCGAAACTAGATTAGATAAATTATCAAGAGATTTTAATTTTCAGGCTGGAAAAGCTGCGTCCACGGTGGACAGATTGACAGACGTGAGCAAGTACACCGGTTCCCATAAGCAACGATTCGACCAGACCGGAAAGGGCAAAGGTATCGCTGGTCGAAAGGATCTGCCCGATCAGTCCGGTTACGTGCAGGGTTACCAGAACAAAGACACCTATAATAAGGCTCACTAGTCCCTGATCGCGTTCTTCTGTGATGTCTTCGATACTCTGTTGTCCCGTCCACGCACTTCACACGAAACGCATCGCGTTGTCGCGTTCTTGCCCCGTCTTCGCGGTCGTTCTTCCATCGCAGCTCGTTTCGAACGAAACTACAGCTGACAATCGAATAGGGAACGATGTGAGATTCACGCGTATCTTTTCGCGAACCAACGAGACGAAGGTACGAAAGAAACATCGACAGATTACGTTTTCATCGATGATTCGACCACATGGAAATATACTCGGGAGATGGTCTCAGGACGCGATTCGTGGACTTTGTACACGATCTTTTTTACTGTTTCAAGGTTCGTTTAAAACACTTTCGAAGACCGTTGCAGATACAAAATTCGCGTGACGTAAAAAAGGCTGGTCAGAATGAAATAATCGTTTCCTTTCGTACACAACGTGATCCACATAGAAACGAGCCGAATGACGAAATCGAAGTTGCAGAGCAGACTATCGCATACTCTTCCAATACGCTTCGAAGATACTCTCGAGCGTGCTTGACGCAGAAGCTACTTTCGATCGTGAAGCAGATAACATGTACAATTAAAATGGTATACCGGAAATCGTGCGCGATTTATTCTTACGATATTTGCATTGAATACGTAATAGATTAAAGTGTACTTACTTAAAAAACGTGGCCGCCTGCGCGATGGCGGTGAGCTTAAGACCAAAATCCGTAACTCGGTACTAACTATTCGAGACATTCAAGCGAAGTCTAACGCGTAATTATTATTCACTCTTTTCGAAGACACCTTTGCGAGAGCGAtagaagttttttttttttatattgaaaaaggtttgtttgatttttttgttaaattttcattcgagATAGACGCACCCCGTGCGTTATTCAATTAAGATTGATAAATTGTGACATAGAATTACCAAACCTTCAATTGgtaaaaaaaatgcaataattacGAGGTGCAATAACTCAAGACATAAtctgtaattataaaataaaagactTAAGGATCTCGAATGAATTAACATAAACTGTTTGAAAATAGCTTTCGCAGTAATGTCTTCAACGCATTAATAACGCACTTAAAAAGTTTTCTCTAATCGATGTACACTATTTGAAGGGATCGATGTTCTCCCGAACGATGATGGCCCAATTATTTCGAACAATAAAGACGAGTTGAACGAACGCTTCTTGTAGTTTCTTGTTGTACACTGAAGAGGTGAGGAAGACTGCTTATGGGTTTGGTAAAAAGTTCGTTTATTTTTCGACCTACGTGCACCAAGGCAGAGACAAATAACATTCGTAGCTCGTGCGAATTCGAAGTGAGGCCTGTTTAACGAGAATTCGAATTATAAATCGCTAATCGCGATCATCGAACAGATTACAGGGAAATAGGTGTACTAAATATGCTTGGCAAGCGAGTGCATTAATAATTAGGTATGTCGACAAGACTCGTGGTGTTTCAAGTTACACACTGGAATATCGCGATAGTCTTCTCTTCACTTGAATAAACGAGAAAGAAATACTGAGAGAAACGGAGGAGAAACAATTAAATAACTTTCATTTAAATTACAATGACACTAGAAACCAATTTTCATACgcat encodes:
- the ringer gene encoding tubulin polymerization-promoting protein ringmaker; this encodes MQAEKTDTENETNDPKVEMNEVETEKNETKVEKNGSSDETVTTKAANLKIDDDTGSSTPSSPGATQSGSFLANFKAFSKFGDPKSDGKLITLSQSDKWMKQAKVIDGKKITTTDTGIYFKKHKSMKLGIEQYKAFLEELAKNKKVDLAEMKKKMANCGTPGVTSGAGAAGKAASTVDRLTDVSKYTGSHKQRFDQTGKGKGIAGRKDLPDQSGYVQGYQNKDTYNKAH
- the Hem gene encoding nck associated protein 1 Hem isoform X2, which translates into the protein MIMDYDAPLKKLSEEFVPHSKLLKNALTSLWPIYPGRNLSADTWRADQKLSLVGSPGQILKAAATDTMSCETLSLDRIERWVILGFTLCHTFLNQEQPSKLWTTALESGWVLALFRDEVIYIHQYIQTFFESIKGYSKRVSEVKECYTQAIQKAGYRHRERRKFLRTALKELGLILTDQPGLLGPKALLVLMGLSHARDEVLWLLRHGVNPPTQGKSKGRGSEDLVDRQLPELLFHCEELRALVKKYSQVLQRYYVQFLSGFDAPALDQMIQNLPVCPEDEGAILSDMCSKIASLTVKQVEDNELFDFRAFRLDWFRLQAYMSIAKCNMNLADNRELASFMDTVVFHTKMVDNLDEMLVETSDLSIFCFYSKVFEDQFHMCLEFPAQNRYIVAFPLICSHFQSCTHELCPEERHHIRERSLSVVNMFLDEMAKEAKNIITTICDEQCNMSDKLLAKHCALLISQVVNRKKKDKNKKNMYEIHKPGIESYRKTREELTTMDKLHMALTELCYAINYCPTINVWEYTFAPREYLHQHLESRFARALVGMVMYNPDTSEIAKPSELFVSVRSYMNVLQTVENYVHIDITRVFNNALLQQTQELDSHGDKTIAALYTQWYSEVLLRRVSAGNICYSSNQRAFVSLSVEGAIPFNAEEFSDINELRALAELIGPYGMKMLNENLMWHIASQVQQLKKLVAGNKDVLIALRTNYDKPEVMKEQFKKLQHVDNVLQRVTIIGVILSFRQLAQSALVDVLEERIPFLLSSILDFRHHLPSGDPMRVVSEMTSAAGLTCKVDPTLTAALRSQKSEVDEDEHLLVCLLMVFVAVSIPKLARNENSFYRASLEGHSNNIHCMATAINNIFGALFTICGQNDMEDRMKEFLALASSSLLRLGQEADKEAIKNRESVYLLLDQIVQESPFLTMDLLESCFPYALIRNAYHDVYKLEHSQP
- the Hem gene encoding nck associated protein 1 Hem isoform X1 — encoded protein: MARPIVPSQQKLAEKLTILNDRGIGMLTRIYNIKKACGDAKSKPGFLSDKSLESSIKTIVRKFPNIDVKGLQTITNLRNEIIKSLSLYYYTFVDLLDFKDNVCELLTTMDACGVHMDITINFDLTKGYLDLVVTYVSLMILLSQVEDRKAVLGLFNAAHEMVHSQSDSSFPRLGQMIMDYDAPLKKLSEEFVPHSKLLKNALTSLWPIYPGRNLSADTWRADQKLSLVGSPGQILKAAATDTMSCETLSLDRIERWVILGFTLCHTFLNQEQPSKLWTTALESGWVLALFRDEVIYIHQYIQTFFESIKGYSKRVSEVKECYTQAIQKAGYRHRERRKFLRTALKELGLILTDQPGLLGPKALLVLMGLSHARDEVLWLLRHGVNPPTQGKSKGRGSEDLVDRQLPELLFHCEELRALVKKYSQVLQRYYVQFLSGFDAPALDQMIQNLPVCPEDEGAILSDMCSKIASLTVKQVEDNELFDFRAFRLDWFRLQAYMSIAKCNMNLADNRELASFMDTVVFHTKMVDNLDEMLVETSDLSIFCFYSKVFEDQFHMCLEFPAQNRYIVAFPLICSHFQSCTHELCPEERHHIRERSLSVVNMFLDEMAKEAKNIITTICDEQCNMSDKLLAKHCALLISQVVNRKKKDKNKKNMYEIHKPGIESYRKTREELTTMDKLHMALTELCYAINYCPTINVWEYTFAPREYLHQHLESRFARALVGMVMYNPDTSEIAKPSELFVSVRSYMNVLQTVENYVHIDITRVFNNALLQQTQELDSHGDKTIAALYTQWYSEVLLRRVSAGNICYSSNQRAFVSLSVEGAIPFNAEEFSDINELRALAELIGPYGMKMLNENLMWHIASQVQQLKKLVAGNKDVLIALRTNYDKPEVMKEQFKKLQHVDNVLQRVTIIGVILSFRQLAQSALVDVLEERIPFLLSSILDFRHHLPSGDPMRVVSEMTSAAGLTCKVDPTLTAALRSQKSEVDEDEHLLVCLLMVFVAVSIPKLARNENSFYRASLEGHSNNIHCMATAINNIFGALFTICGQNDMEDRMKEFLALASSSLLRLGQEADKEAIKNRESVYLLLDQIVQESPFLTMDLLESCFPYALIRNAYHDVYKLEHSQP